Within the Rosa rugosa chromosome 2, drRosRugo1.1, whole genome shotgun sequence genome, the region tatttttttctctatttttaaaatttttctcccctttttttaatattttctctctccctccctctctcctggccgcacagtctctctctctccctcgacctctcttcttcttctcttatttTTTTAACTAATGGTGCTCTTGTGCTTCCTCTCTTTCAAGTCCCACTCCGACCTTGACAACCGCCTCCTCTACACCCTCAACGAGCCCTTCGACTACTGCCAATGGCAAGGCGTCAAATGCGCCCAGGGCCGCGTCGTCCGCTTCGTCCTCCAGTCCTTCTCCCTCCGCGGCACCCTCGCCCCCCACACCCGCTCCCGCCTCGACCAACTCCGCGTCCTCAGCCTCCACAACAACTCCCTCTCCGGTCCCCTCCCCGACCTCTCCTCCCTCTCCAGCCTGCAGCTCACGCTCACCCTTCTTTGAATCCCACAATGCCACCTCGCCGGGATCGTCGGAGCCTTTAGGGGAGAGTGCACAGTCACAAGGAGCGGTGGTGCTGTCTCCGCCCTCTCCAACAAGGCACAAGAAAACCGGTCTGGTTCTCGGAATATCAATAGCAGTTGCATTTATGTTTGCTGGTCTCTTATTCGTGTTTGCAGTGATCCGAAACCGAACGTCCGGGACTGAAGCCGAAATTAGACCCTCGAAACCGTCCCCAAGTGAAGACAGGGATCCATATCCCGCCGCCGaggaagagaggtcgagggagagagagagactgtgcggccaggagagagggagagagggagggagagagaaaatataaaaaaaagggagaaaaatttaaaaaaatagagaaaacaataaaaataataataaaaatacaaaattaggggcataatagtcatttcggatcattttggacttgttatatgagaatttgagagaataaggactattcagtttaatttaaaaggcgagggaccaaactgtttttcagggaaaagtatgaggaataacaagtatttaatcctaaatatTTCTTTTGGtcgaaaataataaaaaaaattttaaaaatgatCTCACGAACCATTCCCCAAACGATGAAGGGAAACCCACCAAGGACATATAGAATTCCTCCAAGAATAAATGAGTGTAAAAAGAACGTATGATGAAGAAACCTATAGAATGGCTGCCTTTTCAAATCTTCAACATTTTTCAGTCCTCCATACtgcaaattatttatttaataaattaactTTGCAAATATATGTAAAGGGTAAAAGAAAAATGTGCAGGTACGTAATACTATATAAAACATTTGGTGTATGCATTTGTAAATTAATTACATACTCTTCTGAACCGCGTATTGCTATCCAAAATCCATCCCATGTGACTAAACCAAAAACCCTTTAGAGGGCTATGAGCATCTTTCTCTGTATCTGTATACTGGTGGTGGTAACGGTGTGTGCTCACCCAGTCAATTGGACTTCCCTGGAAAACCAGAGCCAAGTTGTTACGTATCAATTTAGAAACCCTAAATATACAACTCATGAAAACTTTCATAGTAATATGTTACATAGTTAATTTGAAGTAGGCTAGGTTAAACCAAAAGTAAATATGTGAACTTGATCCTCATTCAAAAAATGGGATTTTCATGAAGGGAAGTAGCAAAATTGGCACACAGCCCGCGCTGCACATAAAACCTCGAAAATAAATTTATGTGTACGTGTTGTAGCTAAGCCATAGCAGGTTGGTAGGTACGTACCTGAGCTGAAAGAACAGCGATATAGGCAAACAAGTACTCGAGAAACTTGGGAAGCCTGAAACTCCTGTGCGCAAGGTTTCTGTGGTAAGACAGAGTTATTCCCAAGCCGGTGGCATAACCGAGAGCCACCATGAGGAAAAACGCAGACCATTTGAAATGAAATGGCgcaaataaacaaagaacatGGATCGACACAAACATCGCTGCTGTGACTAGGTCAAGTAAATTCCAGTTCCTCCCTGAGAAATATGCACAAGGCGTATTGAGAATGGCCACCCAGATTCCCAGAAGCCCCATATCTGACTCTGATAAGCTTAACTCTCGCTCAACTGTACTACTGCACCAGTAGCTGCCTCTGCATGAGAAGCATGAGTGGAACTGACCATTATTTATACTGGTGAGCCAAGTGAAAAGAGTTAAATAATTTCAGTACCTGTCAGGCCATGGTACGTACGGTTTGGAAAACTTTTATCAGCTGTTACATATTTTAATATTTATGCATGTGTTAACGTCTCTACTTTTATGCCCAATGATATATAAGTAAGTAAACGTCAGAAAATTAAATGGTATCAATAACTTGCTATATATCGACCAAAGCGTGGTTTTGGTGCACTGTGTACATGAATTAAAGTTACTGAACTATTGAAGCCCGGACCCAACCCGCTTGAGGGAGTTTTATTATATGTTAGAGATACATAGTCATACCACAATTATTTAAACCAATTCGTTTTGGAAatcttttaaataaaaaaagatgaCTATTATTGTTGAAACCAATTAGCTAGGCACCGCAGTATATGCTCATCTGTCAACGTCTCTACTCATGTCATGCCCATATGATATGTTAGGGTAGGGATTACAGGACCATCTCCATCCTCGAGTTCATTCTCCACCGTCATCTCCGCCCCAATTCCCAATAAATATATATTGAGGATTCTCCGTCCCCATCCCCAATAGGGATTAGGCCTCCAAACTCACCTCAAATCTctaataagaatttaataaataaaataatttttttctcatattgcttttttttttttaaatcaaaatctacaacaaataaaattaaacatgattaaattcataaatcataattcagtgagtgcaaaaTTCAAGAAGTTCCTCATCCCAATCTTAGTAAACAACAAAAAGTCtcgataaaaaacaaaaaacctaaACAATAAACAAAAATCTCCACAATCAATCTCTCAACTTAAGCTCCATAGCATGCCCATTTTATTTGAATGAAAAACAAGGTCAGTAAAAATTCAAGTTATCTTtaataaaagaacaaaaaatagaagaatGAGACTTTACCTTTGTGGCAGAAAAACTTTTCTTGCTAGTGGAAGAATTTGCCGTCAATAAGGGAGAAGATATAGATCAAAAGAGACAAAGAGAGAACGATAGGAACGGTTGGGTTGTTGTTTATGAAGTTAGGGTTTATACGGTGCCTTTTTATTGTAAaagtgtagccattaaagtaaagtagtaaatgtatatatttgtgatttatattataaaaaataaattaatatatatatatatataaattaaatatatgtatatattattagGGCAGGTTTGGGGATggagatcacaataccatccccaatcttagatagcgggtTTGCTCCGTGGCGGCAGAGATCATGGCGGAGCGGTCAAGGTGACGTGCGTCGATGGAGCTATGCTGGAACTGCGCGTTGGGCATCGTGTTCGATGGATGCTGGGCTGGAGCCAAGCCAGGCCTGTTGGGCTTTTGAGTGGGCCTTCCCTTGGAGCTTCTTGGATCTGGATATGTTGGGCTGGGGTTTTTGGCCCTAAGTCTagccctatgtttttagctttttgtctaattacaataatttttctTGTATCAGGAATCTAGATTTCTAGCGCCTCTGGCGTAGTAGTAATGGAGAATCCCCGGTACCTCTgcgtatttgaatgtataatgagtaggtctatttttatgtaccattgtgggtactccACTATCTTTTTGTCGATCTGTCTATAAAtagcagcggaagggtatgtaacagcttattctggcttgtgatgaatatattattttgcCCCAAGGGCttgattcaaaaataaaaataaaaaacatattAAAGAATTTGACTTTTTTATATATTAGTAGAATTATGTTTAATAGTTATTTACAGTTTCTTATACAACAATTCGTTTAAATTATCCTATTACCCGATTTAACCCGTATTCATCTCCATCAGGGTGGAATATCTGATGGGTAGCCTTACTAATAGTTACCCTACACGATAGGAATTTTTGTCATCCCTACTTTGATGCTGGTGAGATTTGAATCCATGCTCTCTAAATAGGTTAGGTAACTAACATATTATGACTCACTGAAAAGTCAACAGTACGAAAACCTCCCTTTCTCATTTCTTTTCAACGTTGGTAATGTTTGAGGTGCATTTGTATCAAATTAGTCCTCATCATTAGTTGATTTTTTATTGGTTCGATTCAATGGCATCAACATCGTGCTTAATTAACTATGACATGTGTTTATCCTTTGGTTAGTACGTACTCGATCAGGAAATGTCGAATTATTTGTACATCTATGGTTAATCATGGAGAAGATAAAAGatatgagaagaaaaaaaaaaaaaaaaacaaaaagagaaaaggaaaaggaaaagaaaagaaaagaaaaaaaaaatctgatcaTTGCTAATGTCAGCATTAGTTTTCCATTCATTTTTCCTTCTTCCTCACGCGCACAGctttctcctttttttcttttatttttcattttgttattttctcttttcttatcTCGTATCAGCTCCACCTTATCTCTCCATTCTTCTCAATTGCCCCACACACTCATCCATAATTAATAccatccatcttctctcttcGGCCGACATCACAAAACCACAATTCCATTTCCATTAATTCTTGCCGTTTAGCCACACCACCGAGAACCACACTGGTGAGCCAAGTGATCGAAGAGAGTTAAATCAATTCAATACCTGTCAGGCCATGGTAGGTGAAGCCATTAGTTCTTACGTACAGTTTGGAAAAATTGTAGATGAAATACCACTGTCCGCTGTTAATATTTGTACATGTTGTTAAGGTCTCTGCTGTCATGCCCATTTATCTATGCAAGTAAACGCCAGAAAATTAAATGGTATGACTAATTAGCTATCGACCAAAGGGTGGTTTAGGAGTAAATGAATTGAAGCTCTAAACCAACTCGTTGTAAGGAGCTTTTATTAGGGCTGGCTCAAATTACCAAACCTACCGCAACCGACCGAACCGGAGGTGTCGGCGCCGACAAATACGGCAGCCGGTGGATTGGTACCGGTAGTACCATACCGAAGCTAGCTAGGTACTCGGCTCGGGAGTGGTACTGCATAATGTAGAGGTTCGGTAATACCGAACCAGCCGAAATAAAAGTTTTTGGTTTAATTCCAAAAACTCCCACCCTTTTTGCGTTTGCCATGCATCGAACACTTGCCAACCTCAATGAGAACTCAAGCCACTTACCGTTGGACCACAAGGTGGCTTGTGACCAGTTGTGCAAAAGCACATATTTAATCTCATAAAGAATAATAAGGTTTCACCTTCCATTTCTTCCCGAAACGACTGTAAATTCATTCTTCCTTCTCCTTCCAGaaaccttcttcttctctctctcttcatttctgACTTCTGTTCTTCTTCCATTCTATtacttcttcctccattttctcaTCGTTTTCCTTATTCATTCTTCCCTTTCTTCCTTCTTAGATTtgaatcaaaaatcaaatctACAAAtagatctcttcttcttcgactgttcttcacttcttctggttcatctcttcttcttcatcttttttttctttcttcttcctctcaattTCTTCACTTGGCTTATAGATCTAAGGGTTATGAACCTCAAGATTTATAGATATGACTCATATGAGGCTCATTAACCTTTAGATGAAAAAAAACTGCATATTTTGTTACTGGATTTTCGCCGGATCATCGCCAGATTTTGTTCCTCGCCTCCGAATTCCGACGATCGGTGTGTCAAAATACCAACCGATACCGACAGTTTAACTCGGTAAACCGAGGTTTCAGTAACCGAAACTTCCGGCACGGTACCAGTTTCAATTCTGGAGAAACCGAGGGCTTTCGGTCGGTATTCGGCTGACGCCAAAAAAGTCGGCAACCGTGCCGCAGCCAGCCCTAGCTATTATTGTATGTCAGCATAGTCATACCACAATTGATGAAACCAATTTGTTTTGAAAATCTTTTGAATGAAAAAATGAATGTTGGTTGTTCTATATTTGCTCATCTGTGAACGTCTCTACTCATGTCATGCCGATATGATGTGCGAGTTTAGGCAAGAAAATTAAGGAGCGTGGTATATATCGGGCGCCAAAAAGTTGGATCACTAGTGCGTCACATTGATGCGAAATTACCCAATTACGCTTTTACCTCATTAAGTTGGCTTTGCATGGCCAAAAATTAAGGGAGGATCAAGAGAGAACTTCCTTAAACTTGAAAagtgaggatgtttttatttttagcatttattttaatgagctaaaatcattttacgACCCTGAACTTTACATCTGAAATCATTTGTGTCTCCAAATTTCTATGATCACATATGCCATTATACTCTCCAATATGATCAACCAAAGCCATTAATAAAGTAATTCATCAATTTCTCCATAAATTGGTGATGATGAGAGTCCACTTAGGGTCATTTTTTCGCTTTAGACATGTAACGGTGTGGTTCTTGCATGATTGAATGCCAAAATCTAGTTTGAGTGGGCAACActatatgaagaaattgatggaTTAGTTAAGGATTGGCTATAATCAATCACATTGAAGAGTACAAGGGCACAAGCGATCATATTAGAAGTTTAAGGGCACAAATGATTTTAGGTATCAAGTTCAGggtggtaaaatgattttagctctATTTTAATAATCAAAACCACTCATTCTCTAGTTACCCACACACATATGAATCCTACAAAGAATTAGCCAAATCGGAAAatgtttaaccatttgattagcacaatgtttgctttaattttatctaatggactacatttgtttacacaatttccGGTGACCAAATatccactactacaaaaattgaatcagacgacGCATCACAATTTTCCGTCGtctgattgatttttatttttttagatgtCGATTTTATAAAATCCGTCGTCTGATAAGGAATTACGAATGAGTTCAGAAGACGTTTAAGGATAGAACCGTTGTatgatcaaaaaaaaattgagtggCAAATTTTCTGCCATGTATGTGGTGCCAAATCTCATATCAAACTCCACATTCCCCCCTAATAGGTATTAAACATTAGACGAGAAAACCCTCAAATTTAAATGGTTGCATTCAGACCACATTTTTACACAAATCTGTTGTGTCATTCCTTGTCCAAATTGATAGGGTCGAGTTTGAAACCCTAACACTCGagtaaaacaaaagaacaaacaTACCCAAAagaccaaaatcaaaaccctctCTCGACAgacccaaactcaaaaccaaaacTCTCTCTCGACTTGCCTCACACTCTGCACTCCCTCTGCTTGGCAAAACCCGACCTCTCTCCCCCTCGACAAACCTTTTCTCGTCAAACCCTATTTCTTCTTCTACAAACCCCAAccaaagctctctctctctctctcttctcgacAAAACCCAGACCAAAACCTAATGGGTTATTCGATCTGGGAAATAGTGAAGCCCTTCATCGATGTTGACCTCAACAACTCCGAGCTCTATTCTGACCGCGCTCAGGCCAACATCAAATCCAACTATCTCTCTTGCAATTTCCGAGATCGGCTGTGTGTTTTTTGCTTTGTACAAAGTGAAAGAGAAAGAGATTTGGGTAATTTCTGGGCATTTAAAAAGCTAAATGCCCAAATCGGTGAGTCGCTGTCTCGAAGATTAGGGTTCTCCTTCCGTCGCTTGCCATCGCCTCTCTTCAGTCTgggttcaaatttcaaaatgaCGAAGTCGCCATCGCCATTGTCCTCTCtggctctctccctctccaggCTCCAGCATGGTCACACATCGACAAAACACATCGACTGAGCAAGTGAGTCGAATTTCTCATGAATCTGAGTTTCTCTTTCTCacgaatttctgggttttcacttttcactcTTGGTTTGCAGTTTGCTCTCTTCAACTCTTCGGTCTCTTCCTGAAGCCGTCAAGCAACAAAGCAGATTCTGGGTTCGACTCTTCAAGCTCAGTCAGTCGCTGATTCTTCAAGGCTCAAGCTCGGTGAGTCGCTGACTCGCTAATTCTtcaattgaaagtttgaaactatGAATGTAAGAAACTTAGAATGTTTAAGTTGCTGCCTTGCTGTTGCTGGGCATTTTGAATCTCTGATTCTTCGAGCTGATTCTGCATCTGTTCTGGTTCTTAAGTTTCTGATTGGTGTTCTGTTCAGAGATTCTTGTATGAGTTGTATCTGTTTTGGACTTTCCTAGTTTGCTTAATGCTTATTGTATATGTTTTTGTTTAATGAAATTTGGCAGTTTTGCCTATCTTGATTAATAGAACTGCatatgttttgaattaatgAAATTTGGCAGTTTTGGATAGGAATTGATTAATAGAACTGCATCTGTTTTGGTAAATTGAATTGCATCAGTTGTGGACTTGTGGTAAATTGAATTACGCTATGCATGTACTGTGCCACTGCTGAATTCTATATTGGTTTTGGTGatcttatttattttcatcattaTTTTGGCCTCTACATGACAATGATTTTTGGAATTAAGTTTCAGCTGCTTAGAGAAGCTAGCACTTCCGTTTTGGAGATACTGAAACTTGATGTTATCTCATTTTTGTACATTCCAATACAGGTACTATTTTCAGTTTTAAGTTTTGCAATATTTGATTTCTTGAAGTATATATTCTTGCCTTGGTGTATTGATACGCTTTttgcaagcgcgcaatttaaccctgaaatatcgttagtagtataagcaaatagggatcgttctattccggggattgagggtacacctgtcattgtcaaacaattaaacaattaaaattaaaacaaagtataatattcacaaatatattcacaactataaacattttacacgaaaatgggggattttgtttttggtttttcgaaaataaaactaggttaacaaaacaattaaaatgcaaaaacataaaaatacgaatggaatgagagaacaaagatcaaaaccgaaacttatgattaaaattgattcaaaccctaatattgttcatctaagtcatgagaaaggagttgatcatgtgaaacattcgaaagcaaatgaattcccattttttacttttcaatgctaattaacctaagcgaaagcacctagattaatcctatcaaacatgcaatcaaaccctagaaagctagtcaatcatgtcatgtttaacgcattacacatagagaaaggctatcaactcaagtgtacaacttagtatggaaaagtccacctaattgcaattctctttaattaaattcgatctttgtacaaaacctttactactttgattcaagtttacacaaaacgaaaagtcgatttcatgttcttaaacttagcaccaattatatcgaaaccctaagtgtttgcaaccacataagattaaaatacaaaagttatctataacgcaaatttaattaaacaaacccacataagcaactctcgaagaacaataatatgaatctgaaaatttcattcaatcatataaaattccagaaattaatattcattcaaacatatatgtcaactaaaacaaaccaacgaaattcaaacaaaggttacaaagtagaggtcgaattacaccgtggatggaagatgaggatgaatgattttcgttgtgatccttgaagcttgaaagcaagtcttcaatggtggatggtggaggaatagtcacggctccttcttctcccttcggccttgcttgaactctgtggcttgctttagaggatggagagaaaatgggagaagctcacggcaacaatataatttttctgaatttttctaagggataTGGAACTtttttcaacgtcaaagaggtgggtatatataggagcacggctagggttcacaaagcaatcagaaatttccacatagcttccaccaatgagaattcgccaagtaagctttgtgatgtagtccaaccaatcatagaatgcgaagtaatccgtgtgatgtgttccaaccaatcaaaattctctaaaatacctccctaatatttaattgccgaatttccttggaattattctgattttcttcatgaatttcggctaatattcctttagggaatttagggatgcacctagacacgttttcagcttttcttggtctccacctttttctctttccttttatttctcccttgaatctctcttggcgtcatctccttgattatttctgattttcacgttggcaatcacaccaaattattcctccaacaatatttccttcccataaaagtctcccaagaaaatctctccttgaaatcctcaatcaatcatctttaattcccatgttgtcaccttgtttttccttaagtattacacggcaaatttaatccccaaggaaaatatattttcctttttaaaaactcttccttgatttcctcttgccattatattttctgattttccacgtcatttccttgccatgtcatcttcatgaagcttctctttccatttatgaactcaattcagcttatttattccaaagacctgaaaatagaagctttctaaaataagaaatggaaactttcctaaactaaaatggaaactttctaaaaatggaaaatagaaactacaaaacggaaactttctacaattaggaactttcccaatcaaagaatggaaactttccttaacagagttttattaaggaaataacgcaggaaatgtagggaaatagcagttaaaacgtagcattaaaatgctcctatcatgtaTCAAACATTTTGTTTTGTAGGTTGTAGGGAATATTGctcaattgaacatataaatatGAATCGGTTGTAGATCTGTTCATATACCATTGATATCAGCACTGTTAAGGAATTATTTGATCATGGTTTTTGTTATACAGAACGCTTACAgctgcttatatatatatatatatatatatatatatatatatatatatatatatatatatattactttaTGTCCTGCAAGTATAGGAACATCTGATAGGGAAAAAATTGgtctttcttatttatttttaagatTATGGTGGTGAATATAAAGGCGCTGTAATCAATTGTATCTAGCATATTGAGGTCTTTGTCACTTATGAGGGAGCTTTACTTTGGTGCATATAATCATCTTGGTACCAACCATATCATTAGTTTATGTCTGTGATGTTTTCTGTACTTTTGAAAAGCATGGTCCTAGAATATCAAAGTAAGAGGTTGATTCATTCCAAAATCACGAAAGGTAAGAGGAGAAGTAAAGGTCATGTAAAAAGTGTTGTTATATTGTTCCCATAGTGGCATAGTGCAGTTAATTACTTTTACTGTCTTACAGAACTCGCAAATCTGTTTTATGATTGCAGTCGGAAGTAGTTGCCTTAGATGTTTTTAATctactgaaaagaaaaataggatTGTTTTGGTTTCAATCTTCTCAGGATTATTTGGTTgggaacaaaaaaacaaaagaaagaaagtaggATCAAGATGCagttttctctttgtttcttttaactAAATATCTCTCTGTTATTGTTCTTGCATCAGTGTCTCTTTATATATGTCAAGCTGCTACCTAGCTTCAT harbors:
- the LOC133733057 gene encoding palmitoyl-monogalactosyldiacylglycerol delta-7 desaturase, chloroplastic-like, which gives rise to MGLLGIWVAILNTPCAYFSGRNWNLLDLVTAAMFVSIHVLCLFAPFHFKWSAFFLMVALGYATGLGITLSYHRNLAHRSFRLPKFLEYLFAYIAVLSAQGSPIDWVSTHRYHHQYTDTEKDAHSPLKGFWFSHMGWILDSNTRFRRYGGLKNVEDLKRQPFYRFLHHTFFLHSFILGGILYVLGGFPFIVWGMGVRMVIVFHSTLLVNSAGHTWGYQAWNTGDLSKNLWWLGLLVLGEGWHNNHHAFEYSARQGLEWWQIDVTWYVIRFLEALGLAKDVKLPSEAHKKRKTLETRTTVASHEISYED